Proteins found in one Mucilaginibacter gracilis genomic segment:
- a CDS encoding redoxin domain-containing protein, whose translation MSTKTKYPYFDSLELLLENDFLFKPFKPLIPVKAGNNIPEMLFSKDFGKWQQYVNGAKATGPIPFAKFNAQPLVVAFYSQYWGQAGITQLLHLNKLHHEVKAVGGNLVVVIPHKETLLPKLAWKHELTLTFYNDQQNDIARQFRVFNEDSPAWNLFTGVDENVPLLATYVLNAANQILYDHLDLDLSDTFAADEVLNAVHQAAHDANGRRSA comes from the coding sequence ATGTCTACAAAAACTAAATATCCATATTTTGATTCCCTGGAGCTTTTGCTCGAGAATGACTTTCTGTTCAAACCATTCAAGCCGCTTATTCCGGTTAAAGCCGGAAATAACATTCCTGAAATGCTTTTTTCCAAAGATTTCGGCAAATGGCAGCAATATGTCAATGGTGCGAAAGCAACCGGCCCGATTCCATTTGCCAAATTCAACGCACAGCCGCTGGTCGTAGCCTTCTATTCTCAGTATTGGGGGCAGGCAGGTATCACACAACTTTTGCATCTCAACAAATTACATCACGAAGTTAAGGCCGTTGGCGGTAATCTGGTTGTGGTCATCCCCCATAAAGAGACGTTGTTGCCAAAGCTTGCCTGGAAACACGAGCTAACGCTTACTTTTTATAATGACCAGCAAAATGATATCGCCCGGCAGTTTCGGGTCTTTAACGAAGACAGCCCGGCCTGGAACTTATTTACAGGCGTAGACGAGAATGTGCCTTTACTGGCAACCTATGTGTTGAACGCGGCAAACCAGATTCTTTATGATCATCTCGACCTGGATCTTTCGGATACTTTCGCAGCGGATGAGGTCTTGAATGCTGTTCACCAGGCCGCTCATGATGCAAATGGCCGTCGGTCGGCCTAA
- a CDS encoding beta-class carbonic anhydrase yields the protein MLFTRPLMMQMAVGRPNLLFIKIINDMSNKTIIHNQVLKANQAYVKDFGVKGKLALPPARGFAILTCMDARLDPAQYAGLIEGDAHVIRNAGGRASDDAIRSLIISHKLLGTKEWFVIHHTDCGMELFTDDIIRGLLATSLNTATVDEKGWRNLDESGGSDEAKFISFLTIKNLEGSVVEDVTRIRSHPLVPKSIPVYGYIYDVKSGKLNEVEAATKAGEPIIN from the coding sequence ATGCTGTTCACCAGGCCGCTCATGATGCAAATGGCCGTCGGTCGGCCTAATCTTCTATTTATTAAAATCATAAATGATATGTCCAATAAAACAATAATCCACAACCAGGTATTAAAAGCGAATCAAGCTTATGTGAAAGATTTCGGCGTCAAAGGAAAGTTAGCGTTGCCGCCGGCCCGTGGTTTTGCTATCCTGACGTGTATGGACGCGCGGCTGGATCCGGCGCAATATGCGGGACTAATTGAAGGCGATGCCCACGTCATTCGCAATGCCGGGGGCAGGGCGAGTGACGACGCGATCCGTTCACTCATCATATCCCACAAACTATTAGGCACCAAAGAGTGGTTCGTGATCCATCACACCGATTGTGGGATGGAACTATTTACCGATGATATTATCCGCGGACTGTTGGCAACCAGTTTGAACACGGCTACCGTAGACGAAAAAGGATGGAGAAATTTAGATGAGAGCGGTGGCTCGGATGAAGCCAAATTCATTTCTTTTCTAACGATCAAAAACCTGGAAGGTAGTGTGGTGGAAGACGTGACCCGCATCCGCAGCCATCCGCTGGTTCCCAAATCTATACCCGTGTACGGTTACATCTATGATGTAAAATCCGGTAAGCTGAATGAAGTGGAAGCGGCAACAAAAGCTGGAGAACCAATAATTAATTAA
- a CDS encoding PIG-L family deacetylase, with product MLRYYLFCYLFCAALAVQASAQHKTGAPRILVVMAHPDDESILSVTLYKIAREQHGTVDLFIITNGEAGYKYSVLAEQYYGVPLTVEKVGRELLPGIRKKELRNAGHILGVSGYYYQDQPDSHYGLSEKEPLDTSWNTNVVSQRLNELLKKNSYDFVFCILPEPDTHGQHKAASILALKAITSLPAGNRPVILGARTRNKTDTVCHFQQYSDYKDTKADLRVFQVDRTATLGFKNRLNYKVIANWEIAEHKSQGATQMTMNEGDLEEFWYFTLNGEAGLAKTSQLFNSLKRTPEVN from the coding sequence ATGCTCAGATACTACTTGTTTTGCTATTTATTTTGTGCAGCGCTGGCTGTTCAGGCCAGCGCCCAGCATAAAACCGGAGCACCCCGTATCCTTGTTGTAATGGCTCACCCGGATGATGAGAGCATCTTGTCGGTCACGCTGTATAAGATCGCCCGGGAGCAGCATGGAACGGTTGACCTGTTCATCATTACCAACGGGGAAGCCGGCTATAAATACTCAGTTTTGGCAGAGCAATACTATGGTGTCCCGTTAACGGTTGAAAAAGTAGGACGGGAGCTCTTGCCGGGTATCAGGAAAAAGGAACTTCGGAATGCGGGACATATTTTGGGTGTGTCAGGGTATTATTACCAGGACCAGCCGGATTCCCATTATGGTTTAAGCGAAAAGGAGCCATTAGATACCAGTTGGAATACAAATGTTGTATCTCAGCGTTTGAATGAATTACTGAAAAAGAACAGCTACGATTTTGTGTTTTGTATATTGCCTGAACCTGACACACACGGACAGCACAAGGCCGCATCTATATTGGCCCTAAAGGCCATCACTTCTTTACCTGCGGGAAACAGACCGGTCATCTTGGGAGCGCGTACCCGAAATAAAACCGATACCGTGTGCCATTTTCAGCAATATTCAGACTATAAAGATACGAAAGCAGATTTACGTGTGTTCCAGGTTGATCGCACAGCAACCCTGGGTTTTAAGAACAGGTTGAATTATAAAGTGATCGCCAACTGGGAGATCGCTGAACATAAATCGCAGGGAGCTACTCAAATGACGATGAATGAAGGCGATCTGGAAGAATTCTGGTATTTTACACTAAACGGAGAAGCTGGTTTAGCAAAAACCAGTCAATTGTTTAATTCGCTGAAGCGAACACCGGAGGTGAATTGA
- a CDS encoding threonine synthase gives MIIELEQSSLLRALKCPECGTSHEVTVIQTVCTSCASTLFAQYDLNTGITKDSLVGRPANMWRYKEFLPVSNEKYIVTLGEGFTPVIPVCQLKKFTSDNEVFWKDESGNPTGSFKARGISAAVSKALELGVAVIATPTAGNAGGALAAYAARAGIKAIVYMPKQTPQIFKDECRLYGAELVEVDGSISDCGRLVNEQALVHGWFQLSTLKEPYRLEGKKTMGYEIAEQFNWQLPDVIFYPTGGGTGLIGIWKAFDEMEQLGWIGSKRPRMVAVQSESCDGIVKAFQTNKPVADFKDGGFTIANGLRVPKPYADRVILRVLSESNGTAITITDEEMSSALKEIARHEGMLIAPEGAALWQAFKKLKAKGWVRPGETVLLINTGSGYKYLENVVI, from the coding sequence ATGATCATCGAATTAGAACAGAGCTCGTTATTAAGGGCCTTGAAATGCCCGGAATGCGGAACGTCACACGAAGTAACCGTGATTCAAACTGTATGTACCAGCTGCGCTTCCACGTTATTTGCGCAATATGATTTAAACACGGGCATTACTAAAGACAGCTTAGTGGGCCGCCCGGCAAACATGTGGCGATATAAAGAATTCTTGCCGGTTAGCAATGAAAAATATATCGTTACATTGGGTGAAGGTTTTACGCCGGTCATACCGGTTTGTCAGCTGAAGAAATTCACTTCGGATAACGAGGTTTTTTGGAAGGATGAATCCGGAAATCCAACCGGTTCATTCAAAGCCCGGGGCATCAGCGCGGCAGTATCAAAAGCACTGGAACTGGGCGTAGCGGTAATTGCCACGCCGACGGCGGGCAATGCAGGCGGTGCATTGGCTGCCTATGCGGCGCGCGCGGGAATTAAGGCAATAGTTTACATGCCCAAACAAACCCCTCAAATATTTAAAGACGAATGCCGCCTATACGGTGCTGAATTGGTAGAAGTAGACGGCAGCATCAGCGATTGCGGCAGGCTGGTTAACGAACAGGCTTTAGTGCACGGGTGGTTCCAGCTATCCACGCTGAAAGAACCTTATCGTTTGGAAGGTAAAAAAACCATGGGTTATGAGATCGCAGAACAGTTTAACTGGCAGTTGCCCGACGTGATATTTTACCCTACAGGAGGAGGAACCGGCCTCATCGGGATATGGAAAGCATTCGATGAAATGGAACAGTTGGGTTGGATAGGCAGTAAGCGCCCGCGTATGGTCGCGGTGCAATCTGAAAGCTGCGATGGCATCGTTAAGGCTTTTCAGACCAATAAACCAGTGGCTGACTTTAAAGACGGCGGCTTCACTATTGCCAATGGCCTGCGGGTGCCTAAGCCTTATGCCGACCGTGTCATACTCAGGGTACTAAGCGAAAGTAACGGGACAGCCATCACCATTACCGATGAAGAGATGAGCAGTGCCCTGAAAGAAATCGCCCGGCACGAAGGGATGTTAATCGCACCTGAGGGAGCCGCCCTGTGGCAAGCATTCAAAAAGCTGAAAGCGAAAGGATGGGTACGGCCCGGTGAAACGGTGTTGCTGATCAATACCGGTAGCGGCTACAAGTACCTGGAAAACGTTGTCATTTAG
- a CDS encoding M14 family metallopeptidase codes for MKKVYLTTFLLACFTSLLAQTIPSPKAFFGFNIGDDYQLANFTQTEAYIKKLAASPRAKYFDMGLTEEGRHQFMLIISSPENIKNIEKYRDISLRMAHAEGLTDQEARQLSKTGKAVVWIDGGLHASETVGIHQLIQTSYELISRDDEETKNILDKDIILMVHCNPDGQELISNWYMQEKDPQKRNMNVPRLWEKYAGHDDNRDSYMMNLKEIQNITRQQFIEWIPQIVYNHHQAGPQGSVVAGPPFRDPFNYLYDPLLMTRIDEVGSAMNSRLNAEGKPGYTQRSGTEFSTWFNGGVRTATYFHNTIGLLTEIIGSPAPSTIPVVPERLIPNSATPFPVLPQTWHFKQSIDYSLSLNYAVLNYAARHYDELLFDQYRMGKNSIERGSRDYWTLSPKRSDAIVAAAKAGEANDTTARVRSGRRGGSGAVTVGRSANGPIALKYYDAVLKNPELRDPRGYIISVDQPDFATAVKFVNLCIRSGLIVHKATAAFTVNGKSYPAGSYILKTNQAFRPEVLDRFEPENHPNDFLYPGGPPIRPYDMTGWTVAYQMGIKFDRILDDFNGPFQRIPYGKLQVLPQAPAPSIAKKGYLISPYANNSFIAVNDLLQSGAKVYRVIEPSGNVPAGTFYVEYSAPAKASLERSAKEFYVTAATAGKKPAKLAQFNAARIALFDQYGGSMTSGWIRWLFEQYHFPFKVVYPQEFDAGNLKDKYDVIIFPSGAVPAPPRADGSGGFAGGFGGRGGRGGGEVPDEYKTWTGRITADKTVPQLKAFLEAGGNIVTIGSSVNLAYNLNLPVHNALVDQVNGKEVPFSGDKFFIPGTILRVSLDTKQPADYGMSDEADVMFDSSPAFKLDADAEQKGVKRLIWYASDKPLRSGWAWGQQYLKDDVAAFSAQVGKGTLYSFGPEITFRAQPHGTFKLLFNELYAKGIKK; via the coding sequence ATGAAAAAAGTTTACCTCACCACGTTCCTGTTGGCATGTTTCACAAGCCTGTTGGCGCAAACCATCCCATCGCCGAAAGCGTTTTTTGGCTTTAACATTGGCGACGATTATCAACTGGCTAATTTCACGCAAACCGAGGCTTACATCAAGAAACTGGCTGCTTCGCCGAGAGCCAAATATTTTGATATGGGCTTGACCGAAGAAGGTCGCCATCAATTCATGCTGATCATATCTTCGCCCGAAAACATTAAAAATATTGAAAAATACAGGGATATCTCATTAAGAATGGCTCATGCCGAAGGCTTGACCGATCAGGAGGCACGCCAACTTTCAAAAACCGGAAAGGCGGTCGTTTGGATCGACGGTGGGCTGCATGCCAGTGAAACCGTGGGGATCCATCAGCTGATACAAACTTCTTACGAACTGATCAGCAGGGATGACGAGGAAACGAAAAACATCCTGGATAAGGATATTATCCTGATGGTACATTGTAACCCGGACGGGCAGGAATTGATCTCGAACTGGTATATGCAGGAAAAAGACCCGCAAAAGCGAAACATGAACGTACCCCGCTTATGGGAAAAATATGCCGGACACGATGACAACCGCGATTCGTATATGATGAACCTGAAGGAAATTCAAAACATTACCCGTCAGCAGTTTATTGAATGGATACCGCAGATCGTTTACAATCATCACCAGGCAGGGCCACAGGGTTCAGTGGTTGCCGGGCCGCCATTCCGCGATCCCTTCAATTATTTGTATGATCCTTTACTAATGACGAGGATAGACGAAGTCGGATCGGCCATGAACAGCCGACTTAACGCAGAAGGTAAACCGGGCTATACCCAACGCTCAGGAACTGAGTTTTCGACCTGGTTCAATGGCGGGGTCCGTACAGCGACTTACTTTCATAACACGATCGGCTTGTTGACCGAAATTATCGGCAGCCCGGCTCCCTCAACGATTCCCGTAGTACCGGAGCGATTGATCCCAAACAGCGCCACACCATTTCCGGTGCTACCGCAAACCTGGCATTTTAAGCAGTCGATTGATTATTCGCTGTCCTTAAATTATGCCGTGCTCAATTATGCCGCTCGTCATTATGATGAGTTACTTTTTGATCAGTACCGTATGGGCAAGAACTCCATTGAACGCGGTAGCCGGGATTACTGGACGCTTTCTCCAAAACGTTCAGATGCCATTGTCGCAGCAGCAAAGGCAGGTGAAGCGAATGATACAACCGCCCGCGTCCGCAGCGGACGCAGGGGCGGAAGCGGTGCCGTGACCGTAGGCAGATCGGCTAACGGGCCTATCGCCTTGAAATATTATGATGCGGTGTTAAAGAATCCGGAATTACGGGATCCACGTGGTTATATCATTAGCGTAGATCAGCCGGATTTCGCAACGGCGGTTAAGTTTGTTAACTTATGTATCCGCTCCGGTTTGATCGTACATAAGGCTACCGCGGCTTTTACCGTCAACGGCAAAAGCTATCCTGCTGGCTCGTACATCCTGAAAACCAACCAGGCGTTCCGTCCGGAAGTGCTTGACCGTTTCGAGCCGGAGAATCATCCGAACGATTTTCTCTATCCCGGAGGCCCACCGATCCGACCTTATGATATGACCGGATGGACCGTTGCTTACCAAATGGGTATCAAATTCGACCGAATACTGGATGATTTTAATGGTCCGTTCCAACGAATCCCTTATGGTAAATTACAAGTCTTGCCGCAGGCTCCGGCACCATCAATTGCTAAAAAAGGCTACCTGATCAGTCCATATGCTAACAATTCTTTTATTGCTGTGAACGACCTCCTGCAATCAGGTGCAAAGGTTTACCGGGTAATTGAGCCATCGGGGAATGTACCGGCCGGCACGTTCTATGTCGAATATTCTGCCCCGGCTAAAGCCTCGCTGGAAAGATCAGCTAAAGAGTTCTACGTAACCGCAGCAACGGCCGGTAAAAAGCCTGCGAAACTGGCCCAATTCAATGCCGCGCGGATCGCGCTGTTTGATCAATACGGTGGTTCGATGACTTCCGGCTGGATCCGCTGGTTGTTTGAACAATACCACTTCCCGTTCAAGGTCGTCTACCCACAGGAATTTGATGCCGGTAACCTCAAAGATAAGTATGACGTCATCATCTTTCCGTCAGGAGCTGTTCCTGCTCCTCCAAGAGCCGATGGGAGCGGCGGCTTTGCCGGTGGTTTCGGGGGCCGCGGCGGGCGCGGCGGTGGCGAAGTGCCGGACGAATACAAGACCTGGACCGGCAGGATAACTGCAGACAAAACCGTGCCCCAGCTCAAAGCTTTCCTGGAAGCAGGTGGTAATATTGTAACGATTGGCAGCAGCGTCAACCTCGCTTATAACCTCAATCTACCCGTGCACAACGCTCTGGTAGATCAGGTAAATGGTAAAGAGGTACCTTTCTCAGGTGATAAATTCTTTATCCCCGGCACCATATTGCGGGTTTCGCTGGATACCAAGCAACCTGCTGATTATGGCATGTCTGACGAAGCCGACGTAATGTTCGACAGCAGCCCGGCTTTTAAACTTGACGCCGACGCCGAACAAAAGGGTGTTAAACGTTTAATATGGTATGCCTCGGATAAGCCGTTACGCAGCGGCTGGGCATGGGGGCAGCAGTATCTGAAGGATGATGTGGCCGCATTTTCTGCCCAGGTAGGTAAGGGTACGCTTTATTCCTTCGGTCCGGAGATCACTTTCCGCGCGCAGCCACATGGCACTTTTAAATTATTGTTTAACGAGCTTTATGCAAAGGGCATAAAGAAATAA